A window of Megachile rotundata isolate GNS110a chromosome 11, iyMegRotu1, whole genome shotgun sequence genomic DNA:
CTGTGACTTCTGTTACAAGTATATTGTgctataaaagttaaaaatataaataatgagaTTAAAACACGTAAACGTTCAAACGATTGTATACAAAGAAACACGTATTTATATATTGTTACGTACAGGCATACGCTTCCTATCTTTCATAATACGAACAATAGCTGCTTCTATCTCGTGTTTTCTGTCTTCGTCGACTTTATTACGCGTTTCTCTCCTCTCCGGTTCCGATTCACCTTTTGCTGCCACCGTTTGAATCTTTActctttgtaaaattatataaaatttataaaaaaaatgtattaaaataaaaggcttattaaaaaaaaagaagaaaagaaatatgtttgtatgatttcaCTTCAGCGCAGAAACAGTACCTGTGTAATTTACTACTAAAGCTGTCATTGACGCAAAAACAGTGTGAAGGTTCTATTTCTTTTGTACGAGGATGTTTCAATAATACTCTTTGCGTAGCTTTGCCCATTGCGAGAGATTGCAATGCTCTAACCAAGTCTCTCTCTGGAATATCGGTTTCACCTTGAATTTCCTACGCAACGTTTCATACATTGTATAGATAATcttaaaacattgaaatttcattataaaagtACCGACGATAGACTGGCTGTTAAAACTGACCTCATACGTCAATTTGTCTCTTTTGTTGAACAACATCAAAACGCACATTTGATAAGTTGATACTTGTATTATATGTTTCCTTGTGTTGCCGCAACCGCTACTACGTTGACTTAAAATACTACCATTAGTACTTCCACTTCCGTTACCAATGGAACTTGAAGACGATGGTGTATCCAACCCGCCGCAGCTGTTTTCTTCCCTTCGTGGTCCATAAAATACAGCATTTAAATCCGCCGACCCTAAAAAGTTGATATTCAATTGTAAACTactaaatcattcaaaaatattaagcAAACAAAAACACAAGGAATGAATTTATCATTgaaactaatttattattaacctaattgTGGTTGTAACGTTAACTGTCGTCCACTATGTTTAGCAAGATAAAAACGTCGGAAGGCATCGAAAGCATCTCGTGGTGCTACTGGTATACTACACTTTGGAGTTGCAGATTGTGTTGGCCAAAAACCAGTTGTCAAAACTCTTACGCTTATATCCACTCCGTGCAGATTTGTCTGTGGTacaaaagaattaaagaatcAATTATCTATAATTACTTAAATGTATCGACTATTTACTTACAATAGATGTAAGGACATGATCCTTAAATTTATCCATGATGGTATTGCTGACTGTTATGTCTTTAAACATTCCTTCTAATTTTGATGTGAATTGACACCCGCATTCAGTCTAAGTGGAAGtacaaatgttaataaatctTGCCAGAGTATGACAAAGtatgacaaaataaattttaccttAAGTTTGGATATCATATTTTTTTCGCTATCGTCGGACACAGATTTATTCAAGAGAAGACGTTTAGCTAAATGTTGTTTATAATATCGTTCAAATACGTCTTTTTCTTGAAGAAATCGGAACAAAACCATGGTTTTGTCCAAAATACCTTCAATTTCTTGTTCCGTCATCTGTAATGAGTAAACAAAATACTAATATCTTTAAAGGTAAATGGTAATTAACAAGTGTAAGTGAAAATTTCAAGGAAAATTGTTTCGATATACATTAATCCTTTGTAGAATACAATAGATTTAGTAAAATTTCGCGTTATTACCTACCGTAAGTACTTATCTATAGGAATACAGTTAACAGAACTAACCCCTTTAACACCCTTTTTCAGCTTGTCATCAATGAAGAGCGATAAGTATTCTGGActctttgtatttaaatttaaaaaatattcaaagtcaGATGCGAtcatttgtttataatttttatcgttGTTAAATGAATAATGAAGAAAATGGTCGAAACGGTCTTTCAAATCCAATAAATTCTGAATAAAAAGAACGGCATTTGTCGTTGATTCGTGTTCTTCTTGAACCATGGCACGTCCTTGTTccttgagaaactgagaaacgcaatcacacactgtACGCAAACCGTCCGAAAcccttgaaaataatttatacatgcAAGCGAGATCTTCAGTTTTCTGATTTTTGAGCATATGTACTACACCACTATTTTCcatctgaaataaaaaaaatagtagtGCTATATCATGAAATCAAGACCCTTAGAATAAACTGAAAGtatcatagaaatttgggatgtgaacaAAACATGACTTTAAGAATAATgctatatgtattataatacaaatattactttttgttgtaaataatataaatataatacctCGACAATGGTTCtcatatgaattttaattaattcttcttCTACAACTTCCACTATTCGTGGTTCAGTAGATTCATCTAAATAATGTTTTGCTCTTTCTGATTCTTCACAAATTCTAGCTTCaactttttttatatatacCGATGCACTATTTTCTGccaaaaatttttgagattccATCTAAACACATAACAAATAAGATAAATAATTGTATGAAGATTTTAATAAAGATATGTATAACATGCTTCCTTACTCTATAAAATTCAGCACTCTGTTGTAAAAAAGGCCTTTCAAAATCTTCTTCATACACTTGACGGCTGTTAATGCCAAGTAACATTAACATTTGACAAGCATTTTTTATCGCTATGCGATCTACTACTTCTCCCCTTCTTTCTCTTGCTACCATACCTAGTAATGTTTCTCGTAAATGATCTCTAACACATCCATATCTAACCACCTAAAAGTAAACCAGTTATTTTTACTTGCTATTAATCTGAAATCTATTACCATGTTCATTTCACTGATACTTACTTGATCTCTAAATATGATAAGTCCCAAATTGTAAACATTGTCTACATCATTCTGTTGAACATACACTCTATCCATGTACATCAAAATATCTCTGATCATTACCATCGATGTTTGATGATCATTCCAAGCCTGATTCAAAGTTTGAAGAAAATTATTGTGGAGAGATCTTAGTACATCTTCTCGTACTTTATTTTCCAAGTGGTGTGTTACTACTTCCTTTAAACCTGTATATAAACGTTCTCCATACTTATGAAGAACCATAGTATAAGCATTCCGATAAAGTTCTTCAAAACTAAGACCCGAATTATTTTTCT
This region includes:
- the Cul3 gene encoding cullin 3, encoding MMKSSNMIKKESKMRIRAFPTTMDEKYVESIWALLKNAIQEIQKKNNSGLSFEELYRNAYTMVLHKYGERLYTGLKEVVTHHLENKVREDVLRSLHNNFLQTLNQAWNDHQTSMVMIRDILMYMDRVYVQQNDVDNVYNLGLIIFRDQVVRYGCVRDHLRETLLGMVARERRGEVVDRIAIKNACQMLMLLGINSRQVYEEDFERPFLQQSAEFYRMESQKFLAENSASVYIKKVEARICEESERAKHYLDESTEPRIVEVVEEELIKIHMRTIVEMENSGVVHMLKNQKTEDLACMYKLFSRVSDGLRTVCDCVSQFLKEQGRAMVQEEHESTTNAVLFIQNLLDLKDRFDHFLHYSFNNDKNYKQMIASDFEYFLNLNTKSPEYLSLFIDDKLKKGVKGMTEQEIEGILDKTMVLFRFLQEKDVFERYYKQHLAKRLLLNKSVSDDSEKNMISKLKTECGCQFTSKLEGMFKDITVSNTIMDKFKDHVLTSITNLHGVDISVRVLTTGFWPTQSATPKCSIPVAPRDAFDAFRRFYLAKHSGRQLTLQPQLGSADLNAVFYGPRREENSCGGLDTPSSSSSIGNGSGSTNGSILSQRSSGCGNTRKHIIQVSTYQMCVLMLFNKRDKLTYEEIQGETDIPERDLVRALQSLAMGKATQRVLLKHPRTKEIEPSHCFCVNDSFSSKLHRVKIQTVAAKGESEPERRETRNKVDEDRKHEIEAAIVRIMKDRKRMPHNILVTEVTEQLRGRFLPSPVIIKKRIEGLIEREYLARTPEDRKVYTYVA